Proteins encoded in a region of the Streptomyces akebiae genome:
- a CDS encoding 4-(cytidine 5'-diphospho)-2-C-methyl-D-erythritol kinase → MSVTVRVPAKVNVQLAVGGARPDGFHDLANVFLAVGLYDEVTATPADELTVTCEGPGAGQVPLDRSNLAARAALALAERHGIEPAVHLHIVKDIPVAGGMAGGSADAAGALLACDTLWGTNASRGELLDICAELGSDVPFSLVGGAALGTGRGERLRPLDVGGVFHWVFAVADGGLSTPAVYREFDRLHEHDVVPEPVASQVLLDALAKGDVDALAAFLPGSNGLQPAALSLFPKLADTLAEGRAAGALAALVSGSGPTTAFLARDAESARAVAEGLLASGTCASARVAASPAPGATVVQGRQP, encoded by the coding sequence GTGAGCGTCACCGTTCGCGTTCCCGCCAAGGTCAATGTGCAGCTCGCGGTCGGCGGTGCCCGGCCCGACGGGTTCCACGACCTGGCCAACGTCTTCCTCGCCGTCGGGCTGTACGACGAGGTCACCGCCACCCCCGCCGACGAACTGACCGTCACCTGCGAGGGCCCCGGCGCCGGCCAGGTGCCCCTGGACCGGAGCAACCTCGCCGCCCGCGCCGCGCTCGCGCTCGCGGAACGGCACGGGATCGAGCCCGCCGTCCATCTGCACATCGTCAAGGACATCCCCGTCGCCGGCGGTATGGCCGGCGGCAGCGCGGACGCGGCCGGTGCGCTGCTGGCCTGCGACACGCTGTGGGGCACGAACGCCTCGCGCGGCGAACTCCTCGACATCTGCGCCGAGTTGGGCAGCGATGTGCCGTTCAGTCTGGTGGGCGGGGCCGCCCTCGGGACGGGGCGCGGGGAGCGGCTGCGACCCCTCGACGTGGGCGGGGTCTTCCACTGGGTGTTCGCCGTCGCCGACGGCGGTCTCTCCACGCCCGCCGTCTACCGCGAGTTCGACCGGCTCCACGAGCACGACGTCGTGCCCGAGCCCGTCGCCTCCCAGGTGCTGCTCGACGCGCTCGCCAAGGGTGACGTGGACGCGCTCGCCGCGTTCCTGCCGGGCTCCAACGGCCTCCAGCCCGCGGCCCTCTCGCTGTTCCCGAAGCTGGCCGACACGCTCGCCGAGGGCCGTGCGGCCGGCGCGCTCGCCGCGCTCGTCTCCGGCTCGGGCCCGACCACGGCCTTCCTCGCCCGGGACGCCGAGTCGGCCCGTGCCGTCGCCGAGGGTCTCCTCGCGTCCGGTACGTGCGCGTCCGCGCGGGTGGCCGCCTCGCCCGCGCCGGGGGCGACCGTGGTCCAGGGGCGACAACCGTAG
- a CDS encoding resuscitation-promoting factor, producing MSNAQSPYEAETLPRGGYADTYRPAYEDRLPQEVQEAREAQGGREGPDGVDASARGGGRSGSRRAVRRRRAADRSGSLRRLVPQALVVAFLAGGTSAFVAKDKAIELTVDGRPRTLHTFADDVTELLADEGVALGAHDVVAPAPGTALSSGDEVAVHYGRPVALTLDGQRRKVWTTAHTVDGALQQLGVRAEGAYVSTSRSRRIGREGLQLDVRTERTVTIMADGRTRTIRTNAATVGEAVEQAGITLRGEDTTSVHWSSFPRDGQTVTVLRVTGSEEIRETPIPFRVRRTEDPSLFRGTEVVERAGRPGVRRVTYALRTVNGVRERPRLVRAEVVREPQEQVVKVGTRVMPTSVAGAEGLNWGGLAACESGGRPHAVDPSGTYGGLYQFDTRTWRSLGGSGRPQDASAAEQTMRAKKLYVQRGASPWPHCGARLRG from the coding sequence GTGAGCAATGCGCAGTCGCCGTACGAGGCCGAGACGCTGCCCCGCGGGGGGTACGCGGACACCTATCGGCCCGCCTATGAGGATCGGCTCCCCCAGGAGGTCCAGGAGGCCCGGGAGGCCCAGGGAGGGCGCGAGGGTCCGGACGGGGTGGACGCCTCGGCTCGCGGGGGCGGCCGGAGTGGCTCGCGGCGGGCCGTGCGGCGCAGACGGGCCGCCGACCGGTCCGGCTCGCTGCGGCGGCTGGTGCCACAGGCCCTGGTCGTTGCCTTCCTCGCGGGAGGCACCTCCGCGTTCGTGGCGAAGGACAAGGCGATCGAGCTGACCGTCGACGGCCGGCCCCGCACGCTGCACACCTTCGCCGACGACGTCACCGAACTGCTCGCCGACGAAGGGGTCGCCCTCGGCGCGCACGATGTCGTCGCGCCCGCCCCCGGTACGGCGTTGAGCAGCGGGGACGAGGTCGCCGTGCACTACGGGCGGCCCGTCGCCCTCACCCTCGACGGGCAGCGGCGCAAGGTCTGGACGACCGCCCACACGGTGGACGGGGCGCTGCAGCAGCTCGGGGTGCGTGCGGAGGGCGCGTACGTGTCGACCTCGCGCTCCCGGCGGATCGGGCGTGAGGGCCTGCAGCTGGACGTCCGCACCGAGCGCACTGTCACGATCATGGCGGACGGGCGGACGCGGACGATCCGTACGAACGCGGCGACCGTGGGGGAGGCCGTGGAGCAGGCCGGGATCACCCTGCGCGGGGAGGACACCACCTCGGTCCACTGGTCGAGTTTCCCCCGGGACGGGCAGACGGTGACCGTGTTGCGGGTGACCGGATCCGAGGAGATCCGGGAGACGCCGATTCCGTTCCGGGTGCGCCGTACCGAGGATCCCTCGCTCTTCCGGGGCACCGAGGTCGTGGAGCGGGCCGGCCGTCCGGGGGTGCGTCGGGTCACGTACGCGCTCCGGACGGTCAACGGGGTCCGGGAGCGGCCGAGGCTGGTGCGTGCCGAGGTCGTTCGTGAGCCGCAGGAGCAGGTCGTGAAGGTCGGGACGAGGGTGATGCCCACGTCCGTGGCGGGGGCGGAGGGGTTGAACTGGGGTGGTCTCGCCGCGTGCGAGTCGGGAGGGCGGCCCCATGCGGTCGATCCCTCCGGGACGTACGGCGGGCTGTATCAGTTCGACACCCGGACCTGGCGGAGTCTCGGTGGGAGCGGGAGGCCGCAGGACGCGTCGGCGGCGGAGCAGACGATGCGTGCGAAGAAGTTGTACGTCCAGCGGGGGGCGAGTCCTTGGCCGCATTGCGGGGCGCGGTTGCGGGGGTAG
- the rsmA gene encoding 16S rRNA (adenine(1518)-N(6)/adenine(1519)-N(6))-dimethyltransferase RsmA, whose protein sequence is MSSPSPDALLGPADVRELAAALGVRPTKQRGQNFVIDANTVRRIVRTADVRPEDTVVEVGPGLGSLTLALLEVADRVTVVEIDDVLAAALPATIAARMPTRAGRFALVHSDAMDVTELPGPAPTALVANLPYNVAVPVLLHMLETFPTIERTLVMVQAEVADRLAAGPGSRVYGVPSVKANWYAEVKRAGKIGRNVFWPAPNVDSGLVSLIRRTEPIKTTADKRDVFAVVDAAFAQRRKTLRAALAGWAGSAAAAEAALVAAGVSPQARGESLTVEEFAAIAENRVTTDDKAHQEADDKAHQEADHKAHQEADHKAHHEESRQS, encoded by the coding sequence GTGAGCAGCCCCTCCCCCGACGCCCTCCTCGGCCCCGCCGACGTCCGTGAACTCGCCGCCGCCCTCGGTGTGCGTCCGACCAAGCAGCGCGGCCAGAACTTCGTGATCGACGCGAACACGGTCCGCCGTATCGTGCGGACTGCGGACGTCCGCCCGGAGGACACCGTCGTCGAGGTGGGCCCGGGTCTCGGTTCGCTCACCCTCGCCCTGCTGGAGGTGGCGGACCGGGTCACGGTCGTCGAGATCGACGACGTGCTCGCCGCCGCACTGCCGGCGACGATAGCCGCCCGCATGCCCACCCGCGCCGGGCGTTTCGCCCTCGTCCACTCGGACGCGATGGACGTGACGGAGCTTCCCGGCCCCGCCCCCACCGCCCTCGTCGCGAACCTCCCCTACAACGTCGCCGTCCCCGTGCTGCTGCACATGCTCGAGACCTTCCCGACCATCGAGCGCACCCTCGTGATGGTCCAGGCGGAGGTCGCCGACCGGCTCGCCGCCGGGCCGGGCTCGCGGGTGTACGGCGTGCCGTCGGTGAAGGCGAACTGGTACGCGGAGGTCAAACGGGCCGGGAAGATCGGGCGCAACGTCTTCTGGCCTGCGCCGAACGTGGACAGCGGGCTCGTCTCCCTGATCCGCCGGACGGAGCCGATCAAGACCACCGCCGACAAGCGGGACGTGTTCGCGGTCGTCGACGCGGCCTTCGCCCAGCGGCGCAAGACCCTGCGGGCCGCCCTCGCCGGGTGGGCCGGTTCCGCGGCCGCAGCCGAGGCCGCCCTCGTCGCCGCCGGGGTCTCCCCGCAGGCCCGCGGCGAGTCCCTGACGGTCGAGGAGTTCGCGGCCATCGCCGAGAACCGCGTCACGACCGACGACAAGGCCCACCAAGAGGCCGACGACAAGGCCCACCAAGAGGCCGACCACAAGGCCCACCAAGAGGCCGACCACAAGGCCCACCACGAGGAGTCCCGTCAGTCGTGA
- a CDS encoding acyltransferase family protein produces the protein MTVIASVGARELAAATPATRDRYVDLLRVASLGTVVLGHWLMAAVTTGDGGGVEVGNLLAVEPRLQILTWALQIMPVFFFVGGFSHALSYRSLSRKASDGGSVYPAFLRARLQRLLRPTMVFIGVWGAAAVLLHLAGQGGGLLDVALRLVAQPLWFIGIYLAMVAFTPPLLRLHERWGWGAFAGLVAAAALVDVSRFALGVPFVEFLNFAFVWLAIHQLGFLRADGRLTRPYLLAGAGLAGAALLVAYGPYPLSMVGMPGEKVSNMAPPTFALLCHGLWLVGAVEWVRGPVARWLERPKVWRTVVAANGISMTAFLWHLSAMLGVYGVLLALDVDLPTPATGAWWAQLPLRIAFAAVLTAVLVAAFRSFERPAARPSRPSRPSRSSRSEAYSGPVAALGVTLCLFGVLGLSMVGFGGLFEGRTALLIAVQVSAPVAVVMTLAGWSLVELIGRGTRSSA, from the coding sequence ATGACCGTCATCGCGAGCGTGGGCGCGAGAGAACTCGCCGCCGCCACCCCGGCCACCAGGGACCGGTACGTCGATCTGCTCCGCGTCGCCTCCCTCGGCACCGTCGTCCTCGGCCACTGGCTGATGGCGGCCGTGACCACCGGGGACGGCGGCGGGGTCGAGGTGGGCAACCTGCTCGCCGTCGAGCCGCGGCTGCAGATCCTCACCTGGGCCCTGCAGATCATGCCGGTGTTCTTCTTCGTCGGCGGCTTCTCGCACGCCCTCTCCTACCGCTCGCTCAGCCGGAAGGCGTCGGACGGCGGTTCCGTCTATCCCGCCTTCCTCCGGGCCCGCCTGCAGCGGCTGCTGCGGCCCACCATGGTCTTCATAGGGGTGTGGGGCGCCGCCGCCGTGCTCCTCCATCTCGCGGGACAGGGCGGCGGGTTGCTCGACGTGGCGCTGCGGCTCGTCGCGCAGCCGCTGTGGTTCATCGGGATCTATCTGGCGATGGTCGCCTTCACCCCGCCGCTGCTGCGGCTGCACGAGCGATGGGGGTGGGGCGCGTTCGCGGGGCTGGTCGCGGCCGCCGCGCTCGTGGACGTGTCGCGCTTCGCGCTCGGCGTGCCGTTCGTGGAGTTCCTCAACTTCGCCTTCGTGTGGCTCGCGATCCACCAACTGGGCTTCCTGCGGGCCGACGGGCGGCTGACACGGCCGTATCTGCTCGCCGGCGCCGGGCTCGCGGGGGCCGCGCTGCTGGTGGCGTACGGGCCGTATCCGCTGTCGATGGTCGGGATGCCGGGCGAGAAGGTGTCGAACATGGCGCCGCCGACCTTCGCGCTGCTGTGCCACGGGCTGTGGCTGGTCGGCGCGGTGGAGTGGGTGCGCGGGCCGGTCGCGCGGTGGCTGGAGCGGCCGAAGGTGTGGCGGACGGTCGTGGCGGCCAACGGCATCTCGATGACCGCGTTCCTGTGGCATCTTTCGGCCATGCTCGGGGTGTACGGCGTACTGCTCGCCCTGGATGTCGACCTGCCCACGCCCGCGACGGGTGCCTGGTGGGCCCAACTGCCCCTGCGGATCGCGTTCGCGGCGGTCCTCACGGCGGTTCTCGTCGCCGCCTTCCGGAGCTTCGAACGGCCTGCGGCCCGCCCCTCGCGGCCGTCCCGGCCGAGCCGTTCCAGCAGGTCGGAGGCGTATTCCGGACCGGTTGCCGCCCTCGGGGTGACCCTGTGTCTGTTCGGGGTGCTGGGGCTGTCCATGGTCGGATTCGGCGGGCTGTTCGAGGGGCGTACGGCCCTGTTGATCGCCGTCCAGGTCAGTGCTCCGGTGGCCGTGGTCATGACGCTCGCCGGGTGG